The genomic window GGCGGGCAATTGTTCTATTAAACCTTTCGTCACTCCGGCAACTAGTTTCACTTTGCCACCATCGACTGCGGCTAATATCACCGCAGCAGGTGCGAGCTGATCTTTCAGTCGGTCAACGGTATCGCGCAACGATTTTGCATCAGCACCATCAACACGGGCTGCTAACAACTTGATTCCACTAATAGTTATTGCTTGGTCGGCCAAGTTGGCACTCGCCTGCGCGGATAATTTCTGGCGCAATTGATCAATAATTTTTTCGGTTTCACGTTGCTTATTAACTAACTGTTTTATCTTTCCTGGTAAATTTGATCGATCGGACTTAACCAAACTGGCTGCTTCATCAACAACCGTTTCCAGGCGATCAAGCCAAGCCAAGGCCTGGCTGCCACACACGGCTTCAATACGCCGTACGCCAGAGGCAACACCTGCCTCACTGGTGATTTTTATTAAGCCAATATCGCCCGTTCGTGCAACATGGGTGCCGCCGCATAGCTCAACCGAAAAATCGCCAAAACGAAGCACGCGAACAATATCACCATATTTTTCGCCGAACAAAGCCATAGCGCCTTTTGCCATCGCTTCTTTCATCGGCAACACAGCAACATCCGCTGCTGTGTTGCCAAGAACTTGTATATTAACCATTTTTTCTACGGTCTCTAATTCTTGTTTGCTAACAGGCTGCGAATGCGAGAAATCAAAACGTAGCCTTTCTGCCTCCACTAAAGAGCCTTTTTGCTCAACATGCTCACCCAGCACCTGGCGTAGGGCCGCATGTAAGAGATGTGTCGCAGAATGATGGCGCATCGTATCAATGCGACGTTCTGCATCAACATGGCTATTGACCTTATCACCTACTCGCACTACACCATCGACGACTTTGCCAACATGGCCGTATGCCTTACCAGCAGACAATTTTTGCGTGTCTTCTACGGTAAAATGGTTTTGTGCGCCCTGGCCAATAGCAATTTTCCCTCGATCGCCAGCCTGACCACCTGACTCAGCGTAAAACGGGGTTTGATCGAGCACAACGATACCGCTTTCACCCGCTGTCAATTCACGTATTGGCTCGCCTTCTTTAAACAAGGCAACCACTTCTGCATTTGCAGCTAAATTATCATAGCCAATAAATGTCGTGCGAACATCGTCAGCTATTTTGACTGATTGGTCGGCAGCAAAATGACTTGCCGCTCTAGCACGTTGGCGCTGCGCATCCATATTTTTATCAAAGCCTGCCATATCCAAGCTGAGTTGACAGGACTGGGCATAATCTGCTGTTAAATCGACGGGGAAACCGTAGGTATCATAGAGCTTAAACACCACATCCCCCGCGATAACGCTGCCCTGGGCGCGAGCACGACCTGCTTCATCACTGAGTATCTTCATACCTTGCTCTAAAGTCTCAGCAAAGCGTTCTTCTTCCTGCGCTAAAACCGTACGTATTGTTATTTGCTTATCACGTAACTCTGGATAGGCATCACCCATCACATCAGACAGCGGCGCAACCAGACGACTAAAAAAAGATTGCTTCTGACCCAGCTCATAACCATGGCGAATGGCGCGACGAATAATACGGCGCAGCACATAACCGCGCCCTTCATTCGACGGCAAAATGCCGTCAGCAACCAAAAATGCACAAGAACGAATATGATCGGCAATCACGCGATGAGAAGGTTTATCGGCTTTATGTGTGCCAGTGACATCGGCCGTTGCGGAAAGCAATGTTTTAAATAAATCGATATTGTAATTGTCATGCGTACCTTGCATCACGGCCGCAATACGCTCCAACCCCATACCGGTATCCACCGAAGGCTTGGGTAGGTTAGATAAACTACCGTCATCTGCACGGTCATACTGCATGAAGACAAGATTCCATATCTCGACAAAACGATCGCCGTCTTCATCAGGGCTGCCCGGTGGGCCACCCGCAAGGTGATCACCATGGTCATAAAAAATTTCACTGCACGGGCCACAAGGCCCGGTAACACCCATTGACCAGAAATTATCTTTTGCGCCAATGCGACGAAAATGCGCTTCAGCAATGCCAATCTTTTTTAACCAGAGTTCTGCTGCCTCATCATCATCTTCAAAGACGGTAACCCATAGACGATCGGTATCAATTGCAAGTTCTTTGGTCAAAAAATCCCAAGCAAAATCGATGGCTTCTTCTTTGAAGTAGTCGCCAAAACTGAAATTGCCGAGCATTTCGAAAAAGGTGTGATGGCGCGAGGTAAAACCGACATTCTCCAAATCATTATGCTTGCCACCTGCGCGCACGCAGCGCTGGGAACTTACCGCACGATGGTGAGTACGTTGTTCACGACCGAGAAAGACTTCCTTGAACGGTACCATGCCTGCATTGGTGAATAACAAGGTAGGGTCATTCACTGGAACGAGTGAGCTACTCGGCACGATCTCATGATCTTGCTGTTTGAAATAATCAAGAAAACCATTTCTCAATTCATTGGTACTGCGCATAACCAACCTTTCGCTAAACGTACAAACTCACACTAATCCACATAGGAGAAAATCAGCTGTCAGCCTCTCCCGCCATTGCATAACGTATATGTTCGTGGCCAAAACCACGCTGCTGTAAAAACCGCATTTGCTTGGCCTTATCTTTAAAGTCCTTTGGCAACTCTTCACCAAA from Gammaproteobacteria bacterium includes these protein-coding regions:
- the alaS gene encoding alanine--tRNA ligase codes for the protein MRSTNELRNGFLDYFKQQDHEIVPSSSLVPVNDPTLLFTNAGMVPFKEVFLGREQRTHHRAVSSQRCVRAGGKHNDLENVGFTSRHHTFFEMLGNFSFGDYFKEEAIDFAWDFLTKELAIDTDRLWVTVFEDDDEAAELWLKKIGIAEAHFRRIGAKDNFWSMGVTGPCGPCSEIFYDHGDHLAGGPPGSPDEDGDRFVEIWNLVFMQYDRADDGSLSNLPKPSVDTGMGLERIAAVMQGTHDNYNIDLFKTLLSATADVTGTHKADKPSHRVIADHIRSCAFLVADGILPSNEGRGYVLRRIIRRAIRHGYELGQKQSFFSRLVAPLSDVMGDAYPELRDKQITIRTVLAQEEERFAETLEQGMKILSDEAGRARAQGSVIAGDVVFKLYDTYGFPVDLTADYAQSCQLSLDMAGFDKNMDAQRQRARAASHFAADQSVKIADDVRTTFIGYDNLAANAEVVALFKEGEPIRELTAGESGIVVLDQTPFYAESGGQAGDRGKIAIGQGAQNHFTVEDTQKLSAGKAYGHVGKVVDGVVRVGDKVNSHVDAERRIDTMRHHSATHLLHAALRQVLGEHVEQKGSLVEAERLRFDFSHSQPVSKQELETVEKMVNIQVLGNTAADVAVLPMKEAMAKGAMALFGEKYGDIVRVLRFGDFSVELCGGTHVARTGDIGLIKITSEAGVASGVRRIEAVCGSQALAWLDRLETVVDEAASLVKSDRSNLPGKIKQLVNKQRETEKIIDQLRQKLSAQASANLADQAITISGIKLLAARVDGADAKSLRDTVDRLKDQLAPAAVILAAVDGGKVKLVAGVTKGLIEQLPANQLINVVAEKVGGKGGGRPDMAQAGGNNPGQLDNALALVPDWVTSKL